The genomic interval TGGCGCCGCGCCTGGAGGCGGTGTCGAGCGTGTCGGTGGGCGTCGACAACTACGACATCGACTACCTGACCCGCCGCCGGATCCTGTTGACCAACACCCCGGACGTGCTCACCGAAACCACCGCCGACACCGGTTTCGCCCTGATCCTGGCCGCGGCCCGGCGTGTGGTGGAACTGGCGAACATGGTGCGCGGCGGCCATTGGCACCGCAGCCTCGGGCCTGCGCATTTCGGCACCGATGTGCACGGCAAGACCCTGGGCATCATCGGCATGGGCCGGATCGGCGAGGCGCTGGCCCAACGTGGGCATTTCGGCTTCGGCATGCCGGTGCTCTACCACAGCCAGTCGCGCAAGCCGGCGGTGGAGCAGCGCTTCGACGCGCAGTACCGCAGCCTTGAGGCGCTGTTGCGAGAAGCCGACTTCATCTGCCTGACCCTGCCGCTCACCGCGCAGACCGAAGGCCTGATCGGCGCCGAACAGTTCGCGCAGATGCGCCCCGAGAGCATCTTCATCAACATCGCCCGAGGCAAGGTGGTGGACGAAGCGGCGCTGATCGACGCCCTGCGCCACAAGCGCATCCGCGCGGCGGGGCTGGACGTGTTCGAGCGTGAGCCGCTGAGCCACGATTCGCCGCTGATGCAATTGAGCAACGTGGTGGCGACGCCGCACATGGGCTCGGCCACCCACGAAACCCGCGAAGCCATGGCCCGGTGCGCGGTGGACAACCTGCTGGCGGCGCTGCACGGGGAGAAGCCTGCGAACCTGGTGAATCCATCGGTCTGGCAGGCTTGAGCGCTTCAGTGACTGTCACTCGGAGACTGTGGGATCCGGCCCTGCGGCGTCTTCGCCATCGCCAGCAGGCTGGCTCCTACAGGTATCGCGGCTGTACACAGCATCGGCGGCCACACCAAAACCTGTAGGAGCTTGCCTGCAAGCGATGGGGCCGGCACTGTCGGCCTCTCTGTTGCCTGACCCGCCGCCATCGCCAGCAGGCTGGCTCCTACAGGTATCGCGGCTGTACACAGCATCGGCGGCCACCCCAAAACCTGTAGGAGCTTGCCTGCAAGCGATGGGGCCGGACAGCCTCCACATAACTGTCAGGCCGTGCGCGCCTGCAACAGCTGCGCCGCGCACAGGGCGATCCGCGCGCAGGCATCAGCCAGCTTCACCCGGTCCACCACCAGCCCGATGCGGATGTGCCCCGCCGCGCTGGGCCCGAAGGCCTCCCCGGCGAGCACCGACACCCCGTAACCCTCCAGCAGCCGCTCGGCGAACGCCTGGGCGCCGAGCCCGGTCTGGCGCACATCGACCATCACGAACATCCCGCCGTCGGGGCGCACCGGGTGCAGGCCCGGGCAACCGCGCAGACGGTCGCACACCAGGTCCCGGCGCAGACGGTATTCCTCGCGCATCCGGGTCACCTCCGGCAGATCCTTCTCCAGCGCCACCTGCGCCGCTTTCTGCACGAAGTCCGGCAAGCCGAACAGCATGCTCAAGGACAGGTTGACCAAATGCCCGGCCAAGGTCTTGGGCCCGATCATCCAGCCGATGCGCCAGCCGGTCATGGCGTGGGACTTGGACAGGCTGTTGACCGTGGCCGTGCGCTCGGCCATGCCCGGCAGGCTCGCCGGGCTGACATGCTCGCCCTCGTACAAAAGTTCGCTGTACACCTCGTCGCTGATCAGCCACAGGTCATGGCGGATGCACAGCGCCGCCAGTTCCTGCCAGACCAGCAGCGGCAGGCTGGCGCCCGAGGGGTTGTTGGGGCTGTTGAGCAGCATGGCGCGGGTCTTGGCGGTGATCCGCGCCGCGACGTCCGCCGGATCGACGCGAAAGCCGTTCTCGGGCCGCACCGGCACCGGCACCACCGTCGCCCCGCAGGCGCCGAACACGCCTTCGTAGGTGACGTACATCGGTTCGGCGACGATCACCTCGTCGCCCGGGTCGAGCAAGCACTGCGCCACCGAATACACGGCGCATTGCGCGCCGGGCATGACGATCACGTGGTCGGCGTCCACCGCCTGGCCGCTGCGCCGCTGGTGGCGCCGGGCGATCAGGGTGCGCAGGGCGTGCTGGCCGCGCACCTCCGAGTAGTGCGTATCGCCGGCCAGCAGGCTGTCGATGGCGCCGTGGATGATCGGCAGCGGCGTGTCGAAATCCGGATCGCCCACGGTCAGCAGCAGGACATCGACGCCTTCGGCGCGCAACTCCAGCGCCCGGTCGTGAATCCGCCAGGCCGCTGCTCCCTCCCCGGCGATCCGTTGGGTCAAGGCTGAATAGCGCATGTACGTCTCCTGGTTGCGCGGTCTCCAGCCTTCACCGTATCTCAAATCACAAAACGCGCCACCATGGCGTTCAAATCCACCGCCAGACGCGACAGTTCGTGGGTCGCGGCGCTCGTCTGGTTGGCCCCTGCGGCCGACTGGGTGGCCAGGTCGCGGATGTTGACCAGGTTGCGGTCCACTTCCCGCGAGACCTGCGCCTGCTCTTCCGACGCGCTGGCGATGACCAGGTTGCGTTCGTTGATCTGATGGATCGACTGGGTGATCTGCTCCAGGGCGATACCGGCGGCGCGGGCCATTTCCAGGGTGGACTGGGTGCGCTGGTTGCTCTGCTGCATCGACTCGACCGCCTCGCCGGTGCCGTTCTGGATGCCGGCGACCATTTTCTCGATTTCCTGGGTCGATTGCGCGGTGCGGTGGGCCAAGGCCCGCACTTCGTCCGCCACCACCGCAAAGCCGCGTCCGGCCTCGCCGGCACGGGCCGCTTCGATGGCGGCGTTGAGCGCCAGCAGGTTGGTCTGCTCGGCGATGGCGCGGATCACGTCCAGCACCTTGCCGATGTCGCGGCCCTGGGCGGCCAGGCCTTCGATCATCTGCGCGGTGTTCTGCACGTCGTGGGTCATGGTCTGGATCGCATCGACGGTCTTCACCACCTGGTCGCGGCCTTCACGGGCGGCGTGGGTGGACTGGTTCGAGGCTTCGGAGGTGGACACGGCGTTGCGCGCCACTTCTTCCACGGCGGCGGTCATTTCGTTGACGGCGGTGGCGGCCTGTTCGATTTCGTCGTTCTGCTGCTGCAGGCCACGGGAGGCCTCTTCGGTCACCGCGCTCAGCTCCTCGGCGGCGGCACCCAACTGCGTGGCGGAGCCGGCGATCTGTTCGATGGTCTTGCGCAGGTTGGCCTGCATCTGCGCCAGCGCTTCGAGCAGGCGCGCCGGTTCGTCCTTGCCGTCGACTTCGATGGCTTTGGTCAGGTTGCCGCCGGCGATGGTCTGCGCCGCCGTCACCGCACGGTTCAGCGGCGTGACGATGCTGCGGGTCAGCAGCAGGGCCAGCAGCACGGTGGCCACGGCGGCGATCAGCGCGACGACGATGATCCCGGTGATGGCGCTGCCGTAGTGCTCGCCGGCCTGGACGGAGGCGGTCTTCGCATCGGCGGCGTTGATCGCGATCAGTTTGTTGAGCTGCTCGCCCATCAGGTCGGTGCCGTCCTTGATCCGGGTGTTGATCAGGGTGCGCATCTCATCGACTTTGTCTTGGCGCGACAGGTCCATCATCTGGTTCTGCGCTTGCAGGTAGTTGTCCAGGGTGGTCGCGAACGACTGATACAGCGCACGCTCCTCGGCGCCGGCCGGCAACGCCGCGTAGGCGGCCTGGGCGGTGCGCACCTTGTCGACCAGCACACCGATGCGGGTCTGGGCCTCTTGCAGGCCGGCCGGATCGCGGTTGACCAAGATACGGAACGACAGGATGCGCAGGCGCAGGACGTTTTCCGTCACCACGGCCAATTGGGTCACGCTGGGCAGTTGCGTGCTTTCCATGTCGATGGAGGCCTGGCGGATGATCGACATGCGGTTGACGGCGAATACGCCGAGCACGATCACCAGCAGGGCAATGAAGGCAAAACCTAAGAAGGCACGGGGCGCGATGTTCAGATTACGCAAAGACATAGGAGCACTCTCGAATGAGGGTAACGGCGAGCGTCCTTGCGCTTATCACTGGCCCGTGGTCGGATCCGGTGCGGCGCCACTGTTCAAAGGAGTCTTTGTGCGCCTGACCGTTGTATCGGCCAGGCTTGAGGAATTTTTCGGGCGAGGATGAAATATTTTTCAAAGTGTTGCAGCAATGAAACACCGCCTGTGGTGAGAAAGCTTGCTGCCTCACCACAGGTTTCAGGTGATCAAACGTTGCGCTGGGCCAGTCGCCACACCCGCGCGATGTCGCAGGCCCGCTCGCGCAGCAGGCG from Pseudomonas ekonensis carries:
- a CDS encoding 2-hydroxyacid dehydrogenase, with product MKKQVVLYKKLSPPLMARLHEHVDVTLIDALDADGLMKLRDALPGAHGLLGASLRLDAALLDLAPRLEAVSSVSVGVDNYDIDYLTRRRILLTNTPDVLTETTADTGFALILAAARRVVELANMVRGGHWHRSLGPAHFGTDVHGKTLGIIGMGRIGEALAQRGHFGFGMPVLYHSQSRKPAVEQRFDAQYRSLEALLREADFICLTLPLTAQTEGLIGAEQFAQMRPESIFINIARGKVVDEAALIDALRHKRIRAAGLDVFEREPLSHDSPLMQLSNVVATPHMGSATHETREAMARCAVDNLLAALHGEKPANLVNPSVWQA
- a CDS encoding pyridoxal phosphate-dependent aminotransferase, whose product is MRYSALTQRIAGEGAAAWRIHDRALELRAEGVDVLLLTVGDPDFDTPLPIIHGAIDSLLAGDTHYSEVRGQHALRTLIARRHQRRSGQAVDADHVIVMPGAQCAVYSVAQCLLDPGDEVIVAEPMYVTYEGVFGACGATVVPVPVRPENGFRVDPADVAARITAKTRAMLLNSPNNPSGASLPLLVWQELAALCIRHDLWLISDEVYSELLYEGEHVSPASLPGMAERTATVNSLSKSHAMTGWRIGWMIGPKTLAGHLVNLSLSMLFGLPDFVQKAAQVALEKDLPEVTRMREEYRLRRDLVCDRLRGCPGLHPVRPDGGMFVMVDVRQTGLGAQAFAERLLEGYGVSVLAGEAFGPSAAGHIRIGLVVDRVKLADACARIALCAAQLLQARTA
- a CDS encoding methyl-accepting chemotaxis protein, whose product is MSLRNLNIAPRAFLGFAFIALLVIVLGVFAVNRMSIIRQASIDMESTQLPSVTQLAVVTENVLRLRILSFRILVNRDPAGLQEAQTRIGVLVDKVRTAQAAYAALPAGAEERALYQSFATTLDNYLQAQNQMMDLSRQDKVDEMRTLINTRIKDGTDLMGEQLNKLIAINAADAKTASVQAGEHYGSAITGIIVVALIAAVATVLLALLLTRSIVTPLNRAVTAAQTIAGGNLTKAIEVDGKDEPARLLEALAQMQANLRKTIEQIAGSATQLGAAAEELSAVTEEASRGLQQQNDEIEQAATAVNEMTAAVEEVARNAVSTSEASNQSTHAAREGRDQVVKTVDAIQTMTHDVQNTAQMIEGLAAQGRDIGKVLDVIRAIAEQTNLLALNAAIEAARAGEAGRGFAVVADEVRALAHRTAQSTQEIEKMVAGIQNGTGEAVESMQQSNQRTQSTLEMARAAGIALEQITQSIHQINERNLVIASASEEQAQVSREVDRNLVNIRDLATQSAAGANQTSAATHELSRLAVDLNAMVARFVI